Proteins encoded together in one Lathyrus oleraceus cultivar Zhongwan6 chromosome 5, CAAS_Psat_ZW6_1.0, whole genome shotgun sequence window:
- the LOC127082911 gene encoding uncharacterized protein LOC127082911, whose protein sequence is MRTGLKPDVVYSFFDPEIGVLKDMVALITPDHVGMFRESYGGILKTVFRLTDCDRSAIHTLLQFYDPGLRCFVFPDYLLGPLMEDYVSILGIQIRDQIPFHVTRVDPDVLGISRALYLSPEMVKEGLKEKGKLPGFHLSFLEANAKEHAAMGNWKTVCALIAVSIYGIVLFPNQKNFVDHNAIRLFMQRNPIPTLIGDVYYSVHNRNEKRRGGLIRCCSQLLFRWFMGYLPSRGAFVQIDPSVKWSFRLMGLRAENIAWTHNGLAGRDFVCSCGSLPNVPLVGVQGCINYNPMLLRRQMGFAMEVPPLGREIQESFYFPIDGNQAKLRQVLDEWRDIQRKGKVPFGKVNCQYFPLFEDWLRKRIESTFLPFPGGDSVCHMIEGPSSSVSMEEFLEMKRARDQLLAEKAELERSVARFQASNQEIKMKMEDQDKRHALEAKRFEMDTAYYGKISQALASSNREHDITKEKLFRASKVIEDEKRRQVLVKDQRDDRVRGLIAEWEAKLQVKESEKLKIIAERDHYMAERDHYFRQMKIHQKEVGRLQQENTELRFAAEFARMEGEMGPPAGPSSG, encoded by the coding sequence ATGAGGACCGGTCTGAAGCCCGATGTTGTATACAGTTTCTTTGATcctgagattggtgtgctgaaggatatggtagcattgattactcctgaccatgtggggatgtttaGAGAGTCctacggtggtattctgaagacggttttcaggctcactgactgtgacaggagcgccatccacactcttcttcagttctatgacccggggctgaggTGCTTTGTAtttccagactatctgttggggcctttgatggaggattatgttagcatcttgggtattcagatccgggatcagattcctttccatgttaCGAGGGTAGATCcagatgtccttgggatttcacgtgctctttatttgagtccggaaatggtcaaggagggtttgaaggagaagggaaagctacctgggtttcatttgagtttcttggaggctaatgccaaggaacatgctgcaatgggtaactggaagacggtttgtgctctgattgctgtgagcatttatgggatcgttctgtttcctaaccagaagaatttcgtggaccataatgctatcaggttgtttatgcagagaaaccctattcctactctgattggagatgtgtactactcggttcataacaggaacgagaagcggcgaGGTGGTCTGATCAGGTGCTGCTCTCAGTTGCTCTTTAgatggttcatgggatatttgccttcccgaggtgcctttgttcagattgatcccagtgtcaagtggtccttccggttgatgggtctgcgggctgaaaacattgcttggactcacaatggttTAGCTGGTCGGGACTTCgtatgcagttgtgggagtttacctaatgtgcctttagtgggagttcagggttgcattaattacaacccgatgcttctccggagacagatgggattcgctatggaggttcctcctctcgggcgagagattcaggaaTCCTTTTACTTTCCGATTGATGGCAAccaggccaagctgaggcaagtgTTAGATGAATGGCGAGATATCCAAAGGAAGGGTAAGGTTCCGTTTGGTAAAGTCAATTGTCAGTATTTTCCACTTTTTGaagattggttgcggaagaggattgagtcTACATTTCTACCGTTTCCTGGAGGTGACTCTGTGTGTCATATGATTGAGGGTCCTAGTTCTTCTGTTAGCATGGaggaattccttgagatgaagagggccagagatcagttacttgcagagaaagctgaattggagagaagtgttgctcgTTTTCAGGCGTCCAACCAAGAGATCaagatgaagatggaagatcaagacaaacGGCATGCCTTGGAGGccaagcgctttgagatggatacagcctattatgggaagatcagTCAGGCCTTAGCGTCGTCCAACCGGGAGCATGACATCACGaaggagaagctgttcagagcatcgaaggtgattgaggatgagaagaggaggcaagTCCTTGTCAAAGATCAGAGAGATGACAGAGTCAGAggtctcattgctgagtgggaggcgAAGCTGCAGGTCAAGGAGTCAGAGAAGCTAAAGATCATTgcagagagagatcactatatggcagagagagaccactacttcaggcagatgaagattcatcagaaggaagttgggagactacagcaggagaacaccgagctcaggttcgccgcagagttcgcaagGATGGAAGGCGAGATGGGGCCACCTGCGGGACCCTCATCTGGATAG